One Rhinopithecus roxellana isolate Shanxi Qingling chromosome 7, ASM756505v1, whole genome shotgun sequence DNA segment encodes these proteins:
- the USP26 gene encoding ubiquitin carboxyl-terminal hydrolase 26 codes for MAALLLHGFVQIGNCKTGMSKSKESFIEAVEGRKKDRLVLYFKNGKCNTFRLSDNIQNVVLRSCEGNQNHLHLTLQNNNVLFIEGLSSTDAEQLKTFLDRVHQNKVQSPVRPGKGRSVFSSTTTQKEINKTSFHKVDEKSSRKSFEITKGSGETGVLQRMPLLTSKSSTLTCGELPENQHKKRKRMLSSSSEMNEEFLKESNSVEYKKSKADRLRCVSYNRKKQLKLKELEENKKLECESSCIMNATGNPYLDDIGLLQALTEEMVLAFLLQPGNSDGYTKWDKLKLFFELFPEKICHGFPNLGNTCYMNAVLQSLLSIPSFADDLLNQSFPWGKIPLNALTMCLARLLFFKDTYNIEIKEMLLLNIKKAISAVAEIFHGNAQNDAHEFLAHCLDQLKDNMEKLNTIWKPKSEFGEDNFPKRVFADDPDTNGFSCPVITNFELELLHSIACKACGQVIVKTELNNYLSINLPQGMKACPSSIQSTFDLFFGAEELEYKCAKCKHKTSVGVYSFSRLPRILIVHLKRYSLNEFRSLKKNGQEVVISKYLKVSSHCNEGTRPPLPLSEDGEITDFQLLKVIRKMTSGSISVSWPSTKEPKDILASHIGSDTESEQKKGQTVFKGASRRQKQKYLGKNSKPNEPKSVYSGDRAFIEKEPLAHLMAYPEDTSLCQLHKAGGKPASSPDTCLAEVHFQTVSENPKRKKYVKTSKFVAFDSIINRTKDLYEDKNVRIPESFQKVSEQTQQRDAMRICEQAPQQALPRSFPKPGAQGHTKNLIKPTELNLQKPNRNSLSALGSNKNPRNKDILDKIKSKAKETKRNNDKGDHTYRLISVVSHLGKTLKSGHYICDAYDFEKQIWFTYNDMQVLGIQEAQMQEDRRCTGYIFFYMHNEIFEEMLKREENAQLKSKEVEETLQKE; via the coding sequence ATGGCTGCCCTACTCCTACATGGTTTTGTCCAAATAGGGAACTGCAAGACTGGGATGTCTAAGTCAAAAGAATCATTCATTGAAgcagtggaaggaaggaagaaagatagACTGGTGCTctatttcaaaaatggaaaatgtaacACTTTTCGGCTAAGTGATAATATTCAAAACGTAGTCCTAAGATCCTGTGAAGGAAACCAAAATCACCTGCATTtaactttacaaaataataatgtctTGTTTATTGAAGGATTATCCTCCACAGATGCTGAACAATTGAAGACATTCCTGGACAGAGTTCATCAAAACAAGGTTCAGTCACCTGTGAGACCTGGTAAGGGTAGGAGTGTCTTTTCTAGCACAACAACACAGAAGGAAATCAACAAAACTTCATTCCACAAAGTTGATGAGAAATCAAGTAGGAAATCATTTGAGATAACAAAAGGAAGTGGGGAGACAGGTGTCCTTCAGAGGATGCCTTTGCTTACATCAAAATCGTCAACACTTACTTGTGGAGAGTTAcctgaaaatcagcacaagaagaggaaaagaatgcTGTCATCTAGCTCAGAGATGAATGAGGAATTCTTGAAAGAAAGTAATTCTGTAGAATACAAGAAATCcaaggcagatcgcttgaggtgtGTAAGCTATAATAGAAAGAAACAATTGAAGTTAAAAGAGTTAGAAGAGAATAAGAAATTGGAATGTGAATCTTCGTGCATCATGAATGCTACTGGAAATCCTTACCTAGATGACATTGGACTTCTCCAAGCTCTCACTGAGGAAATGGTTTTGGCATTTCTATTACAACCAGGGAATAGTGATGGTTACACAAAGTGGgataaattaaaactattttttgaattatttccagAGAAAATATGCCACGGTTTCCCCAATTTGGGAAACACCTGTTATATGAATGCAGTTTTACAGTCTCTACTTTCGATTCCATCGTTTGCTGATGATTTACTTAATCAGAGTTTCCCATGGGGTAAAATTCCCCTTAATGCTCTTACCATGTGCTTGGCAcggctacttttttttaaagatacttatAATATAGAAATCAAGGAGATGTTACTCTTGAATATTAAAAAGGCCATTTCAGCAGTTGCAGAGATATTCCATGGCAATGCACAGAACGATGCTCATGAGTTTTTAGCTCACTGTTTAGATCAGCTGAAAGATAACATGGAAAAACTCAACACAATTTGGAAGCCTAAAAGTGAATTTGGGGAAGATAATTTTCCTAAACGGGTTTTTGCTGATGATCCTGATACCAATGGGTTTTCTTGCCCTGTCATTACTAATTTTGAGTTAGAGTTGTTGCACTCCATCGCTTGTAAAGCTTGTGGTCAGGTTATTGTCAAGACAGAACTGAATAATTACCTCTCCATCAACCTTCCCCAAGGAATGAAAGCATGCCCTTCATCTATTCAGTctacttttgatcttttttttggAGCAGAAGAGCTTGAGTATAAATGTGCAAAATGTAAGCACAAGACTTCTGTTGGAGTGTACTCATTCAGTAGGCTACCTAGAATCCTTATTGTTCACCTCAAACGCTATAGCTTGAATGAGTTTCGTTCATTAAAGAAGAATGGCCAGGAGGTCgtcatttccaaatatttaaaagtgtCTTCTCATTGCAATGAAGGCACCAGACCACCTCTTCCCTTGAGTGAGGATGGAGAAATTACGGATTTCCAATTATTAAAAGTTATTCGAAAGATGACTTCTGGAAGCATCAGTGTATCATGGCCTTCAACAAAGGAACCCAAAGATATCCTAGCTTCACACATTGGATCAGATACGGAGTCTGaacaaaaaaaaggccagacaGTCTTTAAAGGGGCAAGCAGAAGACAGAAGCAAAAATACCTTGGAAAAAATTCTAAACCAAATGAGCCAAAATCTGTGTACTCAGGAGATCGAGCATTCATTGAAAAAGAACCGTTAGCTCACTTAATGGCATATCCGGAAGACACCTCACTTTGCCAGTTGCACAAAGCTGGAGGTAAACCTGCCAGCAGCCCAGACACATGTCTTGCAGAAGTTCACTTTCAAACAGTCTCTGAAAATCCAAAACGAAAGAAATATGTGAAAACCAGTAAGTTTGTAGCTTTTGATAGCATTATCAATCGTACTAAAGATTTGTATGAAGATAAAAATGTCAGAATTCCAGAAAGTTTCCAAAAAGTGTCTGAACAGACTCAGCAGCGTGATGCTATGAGAATCTGTGAACAAGCCCCTCAGCAGGCACTGCCTCGAAGCTTTCCAAAGCCAGGTGCCCAGGGGCACACAAAGAACCTCATAAAACCTACAGAATTAAATCTCCAGAAGCCTAACAGGAATTCCCTATCTGCACTTGGTTCCAATAAGAACCcaagaaacaaagacattttagATAAGATAAAATCTAAAgccaaggaaacaaaaagaaataacgATAAGGGAGATCATACCTACCGGCTCATTAGTGTTGTCAGCCATCTTGGGAAGACTCTAAAGTCAGGCCATTATATCTGTGATGCCTATGACTTTGAGAAGCAGATCTGGTTCACTTACAATGATATGCAGGTGTTAGGTATCCAGGAGGCCCAGATGCAGGAGGATAGGCGTTGCACTGGATACATCTTCTTTTACATGCATAATGAGATCTTTGAAGAGATgttgaaaagagaagagaatgccCAGCTTAAGAGCAAGGAGGTAGAGGAGACCCTTCAGAAGGAATAA